The nucleotide sequence CTATTAAAGGAGCATATTCTACTGGATATGGTGAACAACTTATCAAAAATGCTTTTTGTTTAGATGGTGGACAAGTAGAAACTATTTGTCATTTTGAAGCTGCTAAATTCTTTTTGCCTGATGTTGAATTTGTTTTAGATATTGGTGGGCAAGATATGAAATACTTTACAATAGATAAGGGAGTTATTTCATCTATTGTTTTAAATGAGGCATGTTCAAGTGGATGTGGATCATTTATTTCTACATATGCTACTTCGCTTGGATATAGTATTGAAGAGTTTGCTAAATTGGCTCGTCAAGCTAAACGTCCTCTTGATTTAGGGACTAGATGTACGGTCTTTATGAATAGTGGAATTAAACAAGCTTTAGCTATGCAAGTTGGTATTGAAGATATTAGTGCATCGCTTGCTATTTCGGTTGTAAAAAATGCTTTATACAAAGTTATTCGAGCAACTAATTTTAAAGAAGATTTTGGTACTAAAGTCTTAGTGCAAGGTGGAACATTTTATAATGATGCTATCTTAAAAGCATTTGAAGATGAAATTGGTTTTGAAGTAATTAGGCCAAAAATTGCTGGATTAATGGGAGCATTTGGTGCTGCTTTAATTGCCAAAGAAAAAGTTAAAGATAAATCATCTTTATTATCTTTTGATAAAGTTAAATCATTTGTTTATCAAGCCAATAATGTTACTTGTAAATTATGTAGTAATCATTGTTCTTTAACGATTAATAAATTTAGTAGCGGTGAACAATTTATTGCAAACAACAAGTGTTCTAAACCATTAAAAAAGAACAAAGAAGTAGAAGAATATGCAAATATGTATCGATATAAAATTAATTTATTACAATCATACATTGATAAGCAATTTGAGTATGAACTTACTGTGGGTATTCCTCGTGCTTTAAATATGTATGAGAATATTCCGTTTTGGATTGGTTTTTTCAATAGTTTAAAAATAAAAGTAGTAGTTAGTGATTTAACTAATATGAGTTTGATAAAAAAGGGGCAACATACTATTCCTAGTGATACTGTATGTTATCCTGCTAAAATTGTTCATGGTCATATTATTAATCTTCAAGAAAAGGAAATTAAAAATATTTTCTATCCTAATATGCCATATAATGAAATGGAATCATTAAATTTACAAAATCATTATAATTGTCCTGTTGTTGGATGTTATCCAGAATTAATTAATTCAAATTTTGAGTTTGATAATTGTCAGTTTATTATGCCTTATTTATCTTTTGAAAATGAAAAAGAATTTATAAAAGTAATGTATAATGAAATGTTTAAAATTAAAAAAACTAGCAAAATCGCATTAAAAGAGGCGTATCGAGCTGGAAAAAGATTGCTTAATCAGTTTAGAGAAGAAATCTTTGTTGAAGGTGATAGGGTTTTAGAAGAAGTAATTAACAACAATCAACGTGCTTTAGTTTTAGCAGGTAGACCATATCATATTGATCCTGAAATTAATCATGGAATTGATCGTTTAATTAATGATTTAGGTTGTGTTGTTTTAAGTGAAGATAGTTTTAGATTAGATGATTCTAATAAATCGGGAGTTTTAAATCAATGGACATATCATAATAGAATGTATAATTCAGCATTTAAAATTGCAGGACATGATAATATTAACTTGGTTCAACTTGTTTCATTTGGTTGTGGAATTGATGCGATTACAAGTGATGAAGTTAAAAAAATACTTGAAGATAATGGTAAATTATATACCCAAATTAAGATTGATGATATTTCCAATATTGGAAGTGCTAATATTAGAATTAGAAGTTTATTAAATGTAATGGAGTAGATAGAATGGAAGAACGTGTAATATTTACAGAAGAAATGAAAAAAGAATATACTATTTTAATTCCTCAAATGGCGCCTTTTCATTTTGATTTATTATCTTCAACTTTAAATTCCTTTGGATATAAGTCGAAGGTGTTGAAAAATCAAGGTGCAAATTTAGCTTATGAGGGGAACAAATATGTTCATAATGATACTTGTGTTCCAGCGATTTATGTTATCGGGCAATTTTTAGATGCGATTAAATCGGGTGAGTATGATGTTAATAAAATAGCACTAATTATTACTCAAACTGGTGGTGGATGTCGTGCTAGTAATTACATTCACTTGTTGCGTTCTGCTTTAAAAAAAGCTGGATATGGTTTTATTCCTGTTATATCATTAAATGCTAGTAATATTGAGAGTAATCCTGGTTTTAATTTATCAATTCCTTTATTAAAAAAATTAGTTCAGTCAATAACAATTGGTGATTTGATTATGCAATTACATAATGAAACCAAGCCGTATGAAGTTAATGAAAATGAGACTGATGAATTGAGTGAAAAATGGTTGCGTTATCTTGAAAAAGAATATGAGAATAAAACAATTATTTCTAATCATAAAATGTATTCTTATCTTAAAGAGATGGTTGCTGATTATGAAAAAATTCCAACGAAGGATATTAAAAAACCAAAGGTTGGAATTGTTGGGGAAATATATGTTAAGTATAGTCCAGTTGGAAACAATAATTTAGAAAAGTTTTTAATTGATGAGGGTTGCGAGGTTGTAACTCCGGGAATAATGGATTTTTTATTATATACTTTTGAGAGTACTTGTTATGATATTAAACAATATGGTGGTTCAAAACTAAAATCAATTATTTTTAAAATTTTAGCTAAATATATGGAAAAACCACGTGCTAAAGTAAATAGTATTTTAAAAAATACTAAATATCGTCAAATGATAAGTTTTAAAGAACTTCGTCAACTAGCATTGCCTTTTATAGGTTATGGTACACATGTTGGTGAAGGGTGGTTATTAACTGCTGAGATAATTGAATTAATTAATTCTGATGTTACAAATGTAATTACAACTCAACCTTTTGGTTGTTTGCCAAACCACATTGTTGCTCGAGGTATGTTTAAGTCGATTAAAGAAGCTTTTCCTTATGCGAATTTAACTTCTATTGATTTTGATACTTCTTCATCAGCTATTAATCAACAAAATAGAATTAAATTATTAGTTATGAATGCTAAAGAAAAATTGGATGACTAAAATAAAAGTAGATTTAAGAATAATTTTAAATCTACTTTTGTTTTAAATTATTATATTAAAATGCAATATCTTTTTTAATGAAATAGATTGTAATTAGAGCTGTTAAAAACTCTGCAACAATGATACTAGTCCATACACCATTCATTTTAAATAAACTTGATAGAAGAAGTAAAACAGGTAAAGTGATTACTAAACCACGTGCTATTGATATTATGAAAGCATGTTTAGGTTTATCAAGTGAATTTAAATATGATACCATTGGTATATTTAAGGCGATAAAAAAGAATGCAATAAAGTAAGTTAGTAAGCCTTTAGTTGCGATTTTAACAAGTTGTGGATCACTATTAAATAATTGAATAAGTGGTTCATTAAAAAAGAAAATGAATAAATAACTTACAATAGCTATTCCATAAGCTAAAAGCAGGGTGTACTTAAATATCTTTTTTAAATTGACATAATTATTATTACCGTATTCTTCACTAGTAATTGGTTGAATACCTTGTGCTAATCCATTGTAAATTGAAACAAGGATAACGGCTAAATTAGCAATTATTCCATATGCAGCAACGCCGATATTTCCACTGATGTTTAGGATAACTAAGTTAAATGCTAAAATAACAATTCCAGATGAAATTTCATTGATTAAAAATGAACTTCCAAGTAAAAATATTTTATTAATTCTTGAAAAACTTTGTTTAATTTTAATGAATTTAAAAGTATTCTTTTTATTAATGAAATGACTTGTCATAATACATAATGCAATTATTGGTGCTAAACAGGTTGCTAGTGCTGCTCCAAAAATACCCATTGGAATTGGATACATAAAGATGTAATCAAGAATAATATTGCAAAAGCTAGCTATTAACATAGCTATCATAGCTAATCTTGGCGAATTATCATTTCTAATAAAACATAAAAATAAATTTTCGAAAATAAAAGCAGGTGCAAATATTAAGAGTGTTTTTAAATATGTATTTGTCATATCAAGAATTTCAATATTACTACCTAAAAGAGAAGCTAATGGTTTTGAAAAGAATAAACCAACAATTACAAAAATAATTGATAGGATTGCTGCAATATAAATAGACTGACTGAAAAATTTATTTTTTTCTTTTTTATTGTTTGAAAATGAAAAAGCAGTTGCTCCACCCATTCCAATCATTAAGCCAGTTCCCATTATTAAACTGAAAATAGGAATAGCAATGTTTAGTGATGCTAAACCATTTACTCCTAATCTATTTGCAATAAATAATGTATCAGCTAATATATATGCTGACATTCCAATCATGCTTAAAATATTAAATGATGTATATTTAAAAAACTTATTTAAAATATTACCTTCCATAGTTTTTACCTCCAAAAAAAAGATTAATGAAATACATCCTATGGCCTAATGATGTATTTTATTAATACTTTAAGTATTAAGTCCGGCGACTTATATTAGTTATGTTTACATTCTAACAAATTTTTTTATGAATTCCAAGCAGCGACAATATATTTTTTAATATCTTCGCCATAATATTCTTTAAATACTTTATATAAAATAATAGCTGGTATTGAAAGTAAAATACCAATAAAGCCAAATAAGCTACTACCAATAAAAATTGCTGGTAATAAAACTATTGGACTGATGCTGATTGTTTTTTTATGAACCATTGGATTTAATACATTTCCTTCAAAAGTTGGTAAAACAATAACGCATATTAATACTTTAATAAATAAAGCTGGGCTTACAAAAATTGATGTTGCAAGGGCAATTAAGTTAACGATTATTCCTCCATAGTATGGAATAAGATTTGAAAAGGCACATAAAGCAGCAAGTGCCATCCAATCAGGATGTCCGATTAAATAATAAATAACACCATATTCTACTACAGTAATTGCGATAATAATAATTAATCCTTTTAGATAATTCATGTATTCCTTATTTAAACTTTTAACAAAGTTATAATTTCTAGTGCCAAAAACTAATTTTTCTTTAATTGTTTTAACAATTCTTTCTGAATCAAATAAGATATATAAATATAAACAACTTATTAATGCAAAATCAGCAATAAATTTAGTTGACTTTGTAATGGCTAATTGTGTTGTATTAGCAAAGTAATCTAAAGCTTGTTGAGCAGCTTTATCAATATATGGTGATAGATAATCAAATGCTTTTGTAATTTGAGGATTATCTTTTAACCAAGCAATACTATCGGATGAGTTTTGAACTAATTCAATTGCTCTAATTATTTGTGGATAAATTAATTGAACACTTAAAACTCCTACAATAATAATTAATAATAGAAATATGAATAATGTTATTGATGAAGCAAGTGAATTTTTTAACCCTTTATTTCTTAAATATTTAACAAGTGGGTAACTAACATATGCTAATCCTGCTGCAATAAACATATTCATAAAAATACCTAATAAGACACGTAAGGCAGGTGCAAATGTTGGCAACAAGAAAGTTAATAATAGTAAAATTACTAAAATTAAAAAAACTTTAACCATTTTATTCATAAATATCACCTCTACAATTGATTATACCATGAATTAAATGATATTTATAGAAAACAAGGCAAATAAAAGATAAAGCTAAAATATGGACACAAATTGATTACTTTATCAAAACATAGTATAATTAAGACACGGACAAAAGTCCTATACTAAAATTAAGAGAAAGGTTTAGGGTAGATAAAATGAGTAGAAAAATTATTTTTAGTGATAAAGCACCAGCTGCTTTAGGTCCTTATTCACACGCAGTTGAAGCAAATGGAATTTTATTTGTATCAGGTCAAGTTCCATTAGTTCCAGAAACAGGAGAAATTGCTGATGGTGGAATTCAAGGTCAAACAAAACAATCTTTAGCGAATGTTGATGCAATTTTAAAAGAATCTGGATACACAAAATATGATGTAGTTAAGGCAACTATTTTCATTAGCGATATGAATGAGTTTCCACAAATTAATGAAATCTATGGTGAGTATTTTGAATCACACAAACCAGCACGTGCTTGTGTTGAAGTAGCACGTTTACCAAAAGATGTTGGTGTTGAAATTGAAGTAATTGCTATTAAAGAATAATAATATAATTAAAATCTTTTGATTGATATGATCGGAAGATTTTTTTATTTTTAGATACAATCTAAAAAAGAATAAGTAATAATAAGGTAATAGAAAATTAAGAAGTTATTTTAAAGCGACAATAGTGTTGCTTTTTTTATATTCTTAATTATAGTTGTAAAATTTATAAAGACTATTATTTATTTTTAGAGATTATTCTATTTCTTTTCTAAAAAGTTTAAGGTATAATTGGTTCATATGTCGAAGTTTAGGAGGGGTTATATGAAAACATGGCAAGCGAATATTTGTTTAGTTATAGTTGCAATGATTTGGGGTGCTGGATTTGTTGCTACAGAGCAAGCACTAAAGTTTTTAGAACCATTACAAATGCAAATTTTTAGGTTTGGAATTGCTGCATTAATAGTGACGGTGGTGTTTTTTAAAAGATTAAAAAATGCTAGTAAACAATCAATTATCTATGGTTCAATTATTGGATTGGTGTTCTTTATTGCGATGACATTTCAAACTTTTGGCTTAACTGATACAACTGTTCCTAAAAATGCTTTTATTACAGTTACAAATGTTGTTTGGGTTCCATTAATATCGTTTATTATTTTTAAAATAAAACCTAAAGCGTATTTGTTGTATGGAATTATTGTTATGTTAGTAGGTTTCTTCTTTTTAATATTTGAAGTTGATATTTTTAATTTATCAAGTTCATTAGCTTCGCTAAGTTCACAAATGAATGTTACGTTTGGTGATTTTTTAACATTAATTTGTGCAATAGCGTTTGCCGCTCATATAATTTTAGGTGGAAGATTTGTTAAAGATGAGGATCCTATTACTATTTTAATTTTCCAATTATATGTAAGTACAATATTATCAATTGTATTAAGTTGTTTTATGGAAGGTTCACCATTAAATATCGAACCATCTAATCTTGTTAGTGCATTACCTTCATTAACGTTTATGGCAGTTTTTTCCTCGGTAATATCTTTTGCTTTGCAATTGATTGCGCAACAATATGTTCCAGCAGCAAATACTGCAGTTATTTGTAGTACAGAATCATTGTTTGCTTCAATATTTGCAGTATTATTAGGAAGTGTTCCATTAACTAGTTCATTGGTAATTTCTTCTTTTGTTATTACAATTGGAATCATTTGGGCAGAAACAGGATTCAAATTTAAGGAAGAAGGTTAATTTATGAAACTATGGCAAGCACGAGCTAGTTTATTGATTGTTGCACTAATATGGGCTTTTGGATATATTGCAACAGCTGAAACATTAAAATATATAAGTGTTACTCAAATGCAAGTTGTAAGATTTGCAATCAGTGTTATTTTGCTATGTATTGTTTTTAGAAAAAGATTGAAATTAATGAATAAAAGAACTATTATTTATGGTATTTGTTTAGGTTTGGTATTTTTTGTGAGCATGACAATTCATAGTGTAGCCTTAGAAACAACAACTGTTAGTAAAAATGCTTTTTTGGTTGTTTTGAATGTAGTTTTTGTGCCATTGATAATGTATGTAGTTTTTAAGGTTAAAATAAAATGGTATTTTGTTAGTGGATTAATCACAATGATTATTGGTTTTTTTATTTTGGTTTTCAATATAGATATTTTTAATTTAGCTAGCAGTTTAGCATCTTTACAAGGACAAAGCACTTTAGTTTTAGGTGATTATTTGACAATATTTGCTGCATTTGTTTTTGCAATGCAAATTGTCATGATTGGATATTTTGTTACTAAAGAAGATCCTATAAATTTAGTAATTATTCAACTTTCATGTGCTTGCATTTTTTCGTTAATTTATTGCATAATTAATAAGGAAGCAATTCCATTTATTAGTTTAGATTCGAATTTATTAGCATCTGCCTTTCCTGCGATTGCATACTTAGGAATTTCAGGTTGCTTTGCCTTTGCTGGACAACTAATTATTCAACAATATGTACCAGCCTCAAATGTTGCTTTAATTTTTTCAACAGAGTCAATGTTTGCATCAGTTTTCTCAGTATTGTTAGGACTTGAACCATTTACATCAGGATTATTAGTTGGAGCAATAGTAATTACAACAGGGATTATTTGGGCTGAAACAGGCTTTAAGTTTAATAGTGAAGAAAGTTAAATATAATTTATTAAGGACTAAGTCATTTTATAAGGCCTAGTTTTTATTTGTGATTTTAAAAGTGAAGTGAAATTAATTTTTTTGTATGATTATTTATTCATTTATTGATTAGCTATATTAATAAATAAGCCGATAGTTTTGCATATTTTAATAATTTATGATAAAATAAACTGTACTAAAATTGAGGTGAGAATATGAAGAGATTTTTGATAGATAAAAATTTCAAAAAACACATCATTAATAATGAAAAGACAAAAGAAATTATTCAAATGAAAAATAAAAGTGATAATGTAAATTATTATTATGTTGTTAGTAAAGATAATGATAAATTAGTTTTTTCAAAGGTATATCAAATTTTAATTGATAAAAAAATACCATTGAAAACTGATGTTGCATTAACATTAAAAAGAAAAATAAAATTAAGTGATATTAGAAGAGTTAAAACTGATTATTATAATGCTTATCAAGAATTGCTTGGTGAATTGAATAAAAAGAAAGAAACTAAAAAACAAAGATTAAGAAAGAGAATAGGTAAATATGCTTTAGCAGCTGTCTTGCTAGTTGCGATTGTTGGTATGGTTTTTATTTCTCAAACTAAAGAAGTAAGTATTATTGTTAATGGGATTGAACAAAAGACACGAACAAATCAATTCTTCTCTTCGATATTTGCTAAAAAGGTTGCTGAAAAAAATAAGTTTGAAGATTATAAATATTCTTGTTCAAGTGATAATATAATTGAAAATAAATCAGTAATAAAAATCAGTAATTTAAAAGAAGTCAAAACAACAATAAAAGGAAAATCAACAATTAATAAGACATATACAGATACTTTAGAAGAATTTATTGACGAACAAGAAAAAGCCTTAGAAAAATATAAAGGTAAATATTCTTATTTTGTCAAAGAATTTCAAAATGAAGCAAAACATAAGTCAGTTTATATGCATGATATTAGTGACTTGCAACTTTATTTAATGTCAAAGAAAACAAAAGAAAAGGTTGTAACTACTAAACATAAAACAAAGTATATTGATAATAGTAAATTAGAAAGTGGCACATTAAAAGTTAAACAAAAAGGTCAAGATGGTAAATATATAAAAAAATATGAAACTATTTACTTAAATGATAAGAGATTTAAAACTAATGTATCTATCAGTAAGGTAATTAAAGAGAAAAAAGATAAAATAGTCATGCGTGGAACAAAGGTTGTAAGTGCATCAAGTTCTGTTTGGGATCGTTTAGCACAATGTGAAACAGGTGGACGATGGCATTTGAACAGTGGTAATGGTTTCTATGGAGGATTGCAATTTAGTGCACCAACATGGCGTACAGCTGCAGCCAAAGTTGGAGTTAGTGCTGCCTATGCTCATGAAGCATCAAAGGCTGACCAAATAAAAGCTGCTGTTTGGTTACAAAGAAATTCAGGTTGGGGACAATGGCCACATTGTTCAAGCAAATTAGGATTAAGATAGATTAATGTTCTTTGAATATTAATCTATTTTTAAAGGAAGGAAAATTAAGATGATTGAAAAAATTAAAAAGTTTACTTATTTAAACAGACCATTAGAAGAAATTTTCAAGAAAATTGAAGTTAATGAAAAAGATGGCAAAATTTATGTGGTACTTGGATATGATAACGAAGATTTTGATGAAAAAGAAATTAAAAAAGGATTAATGAAGTATTTAAAAATTGATTTAAAAATACCAGGAGCAAAGATTACTTTTAAAGATTTAGTTGCTCAAGAATTATATGATAATAGTATTTTAGGAAAAGACAATATTTTATATTTATTAATTTCTTCAGGTAAAGGTGGAGTTGGTAAATCAAATGTTAGTGCTAATTTGGCAAATGCTTTTAATGAAAAAGGATATAAAGTAGCATTAATTGACTGTGATATTTATGGAAGTAGTATTCCAAATATTTTCAAAGTAACAAATTATCCACCAATTGTTGATAATGTGCTATATCCAGCAAATGTAAATGGAATTGATATTGTATCAGTTGATTTTTTAATGAGAGCATCACTACCAATTCTTTGGCGTGGACCAATGTTAAATAGAGCTCTAAATCACTTCTTCTATTTCACTAGATATCAAGAAGGAACACAAGTAGTAATCATTGATTTACCACCAGGAACAGGGGACGTTGCTTTAGATATGGCACAATTTATGCCACAAGCTTATCAAGTTGTAGTAACAACACCACATCCAGATGCAGCTTCAATTGCAATAAAAGCAGGAGAAATGGCTAAAACAATGAATCATCAATTATTAGGTGTAATTGAAAATATGTCATACTATATGTATGAAGGTAAGAAATTAGAAATATTTGGATTTGGTGGAGCAGACATGGTTGCTAATACCTTAGATATACCTTTGTTAGCTAAATTTGAAATAGAAACACCAAATAGTGGTTCTATTTATCAAGAAGGAGAAAATAATTATACTAAATATTTAAGTTTAGTTGATAAATTAATTGAGGAAAGTGGCTATAATGGGAAAACAAGCAGTAATAAATAAAACATGTGATTATATGATAGTTGATGGATATAATTGTGCTCAATCAATAATATATGGAATGTCTTTAATTTATGATGAAATTGACATAAAAAAAAGAGATGAATATATTGATATTGCTAAAACATTTGGTGGTGGAGTCGCTGGATTGCAACAAACATGTGGATTTATTATTGGAAGTAATTTAGGTTATTCGCTTATTTATACTGATGCTCAAGTAATTAAGGATAAAGTTAATAAAATTAATGATTTAATTATTGATGTTGCTGGTTCTTGGCAATGTGAAAAAATTATTGAAAATTTCAATGATATTGAAGAAAATAGACGATTGAATTGCTCTAAAATTTTAGCGAAAATTATTTCTTTTATTTATGATGATTCTAATAAGGACTAAATAGTGTCTTTTGTAGTATTTACATATAGTTAATAGTATAATTTAAGTAAATATAAAGCTTGGAGGTAAAAGGAAATGAAAGATTTAAAAGGAACAAAAACAGAAAAAAATCTACTTGCTGCATTTGCAGGGGAGTCTCAGGCACGTGTAAAATACGAATTTTATGCAAAAAAAGCTAAAAGTGATGGATATGAACAAATATCAGATTTCTTTGAGGAAACATCAGCTAATGAAGCACAACATGCTAAAATATGGTTTAAATTATTACATGATGGAATTCCAACGACTGAAGATAATTTATTAGATTGTGTTGCTGGTGAAAATTATGAGTGGGTAACAATGTATGCAGATTTTGCTAAAGATGCAAAAGATGAAGGCTTTGATAAAATAGCTCGTCTATTCGAAAATGTTGGTAAAATAGAAAAGCACCATGAAGAAAGATATCAAAAATTATATGATAACTTAAAACAAGGCACAGTATTTAGCAAAAATGAAGAAGAAACATGGGTATGCGCAAAATGCGGACATCGTCATTCTGGAAAAGTAGCTCCAAAACAATGTCCTGTATGTGATCATCCACAAGCATACTTTTCAATAGAAAATGATAAATACTAGTGAAGTAGAGTTTCTCTACTTCACTTTAATATTAAGAAAGGGAAAATTATAAATATTTAAATTGGTTGATATTTATATATTATGATAATTATATGAAAACATTAATAATAAATGGCAGCCCAAAAGTAAATGGTAATACATATCATGGGGCAACAATTATAAAAGAACAATTAGAAAAAGAAGGTATAGA is from Bacilli bacterium PM5-9 and encodes:
- a CDS encoding putative CoA-substrate-specific enzyme activase (product_source=TIGR00241; cath_funfam=3.30.420.40; cog=COG1924,COG3580; pfam=PF01869,PF09989; superfamily=53067,54862; tigrfam=TIGR00241); this encodes MERIKLGVDVGSTTIKLVALDEKENVIYKKYERHHSKINDTLVRLISDFNNEIKINEVAFNITGSAGLGLANRFDFNFVQEVSCAYYAVNKLYDEVDVIIELGGEDAKVIFIDNGNIEQRMNGTCAGGTGAFIDQMAQLLRVDVNELNTLASKANKIYDISSRCGVFAKNDIQPLLNQGAQKEDIAISVYQAIVNQTIIGLAQGREIKGKVCFLGGPLTFSDQLRIRFNETLKLENSFIPDDSEIFVAYGCALYPSDNITNLETLIDELAKDSAVESNKYLPPLFKDENEYQNFLTRHNHDAEYDDIKTYCGNAYLGIDAGSTTTKMVLISEDNKLLFEYYGANDGNPLDIVKRELIKIYEAIDNRITIKGAYSTGYGEQLIKNAFCLDGGQVETICHFEAAKFFLPDVEFVLDIGGQDMKYFTIDKGVISSIVLNEACSSGCGSFISTYATSLGYSIEEFAKLARQAKRPLDLGTRCTVFMNSGIKQALAMQVGIEDISASLAISVVKNALYKVIRATNFKEDFGTKVLVQGGTFYNDAILKAFEDEIGFEVIRPKIAGLMGAFGAALIAKEKVKDKSSLLSFDKVKSFVYQANNVTCKLCSNHCSLTINKFSSGEQFIANNKCSKPLKKNKEVEEYANMYRYKINLLQSYIDKQFEYELTVGIPRALNMYENIPFWIGFFNSLKIKVVVSDLTNMSLIKKGQHTIPSDTVCYPAKIVHGHIINLQEKEIKNIFYPNMPYNEMESLNLQNHYNCPVVGCYPELINSNFEFDNCQFIMPYLSFENEKEFIKVMYNEMFKIKKTSKIALKEAYRAGKRLLNQFREEIFVEGDRVLEEVINNNQRALVLAGRPYHIDPEINHGIDRLINDLGCVVLSEDSFRLDDSNKSGVLNQWTYHNRMYNSAFKIAGHDNINLVQLVSFGCGIDAITSDEVKKILEDNGKLYTQIKIDDISNIGSANIRIRSLLNVME
- a CDS encoding putative nucleotide-binding protein (sugar kinase/HSP70/actin superfamily) (product_source=COG3581; cath_funfam=1.10.12.10; cog=COG3581; pfam=PF06050), translated to MEERVIFTEEMKKEYTILIPQMAPFHFDLLSSTLNSFGYKSKVLKNQGANLAYEGNKYVHNDTCVPAIYVIGQFLDAIKSGEYDVNKIALIITQTGGGCRASNYIHLLRSALKKAGYGFIPVISLNASNIESNPGFNLSIPLLKKLVQSITIGDLIMQLHNETKPYEVNENETDELSEKWLRYLEKEYENKTIISNHKMYSYLKEMVADYEKIPTKDIKKPKVGIVGEIYVKYSPVGNNNLEKFLIDEGCEVVTPGIMDFLLYTFESTCYDIKQYGGSKLKSIIFKILAKYMEKPRAKVNSILKNTKYRQMISFKELRQLALPFIGYGTHVGEGWLLTAEIIELINSDVTNVITTQPFGCLPNHIVARGMFKSIKEAFPYANLTSIDFDTSSSAINQQNRIKLLVMNAKEKLDD
- a CDS encoding putative MATE family efflux protein (product_source=TIGR00797; cog=COG0534; pfam=PF01554; tigrfam=TIGR00797; transmembrane_helix_parts=Inside_1_11,TMhelix_12_34,Outside_35_48,TMhelix_49_71,Inside_72_82,TMhelix_83_105,Outside_106_124,TMhelix_125_147,Inside_148_155,TMhelix_156_178,Outside_179_182,TMhelix_183_205,Inside_206_225,TMhelix_226_248,Outside_249_257,TMhelix_258_280,Inside_281_302,TMhelix_303_325,Outside_326_347,TMhelix_348_370,Inside_371_376,TMhelix_377_399,Outside_400_403,TMhelix_404_423,Inside_424_429), translated to MEGNILNKFFKYTSFNILSMIGMSAYILADTLFIANRLGVNGLASLNIAIPIFSLIMGTGLMIGMGGATAFSFSNNKKEKNKFFSQSIYIAAILSIIFVIVGLFFSKPLASLLGSNIEILDMTNTYLKTLLIFAPAFIFENLFLCFIRNDNSPRLAMIAMLIASFCNIILDYIFMYPIPMGIFGAALATCLAPIIALCIMTSHFINKKNTFKFIKIKQSFSRINKIFLLGSSFLINEISSGIVILAFNLVILNISGNIGVAAYGIIANLAVILVSIYNGLAQGIQPITSEEYGNNNYVNLKKIFKYTLLLAYGIAIVSYLFIFFFNEPLIQLFNSDPQLVKIATKGLLTYFIAFFFIALNIPMVSYLNSLDKPKHAFIISIARGLVITLPVLLLLSSLFKMNGVWTSIIVAEFLTALITIYFIKKDIAF
- a CDS encoding putative PurR-regulated permease PerM (product_source=COG0628; cath_funfam=3.30.300.30; cog=COG0628; pfam=PF01594; superfamily=56849; transmembrane_helix_parts=Inside_1_6,TMhelix_7_26,Outside_27_29,TMhelix_30_52,Inside_53_63,TMhelix_64_86,Outside_87_144,TMhelix_145_167,Inside_168_200,TMhelix_201_223,Outside_224_227,TMhelix_228_250,Inside_251_256,TMhelix_257_276,Outside_277_295,TMhelix_296_318,Inside_319_345), which produces MNKMVKVFLILVILLLLTFLLPTFAPALRVLLGIFMNMFIAAGLAYVSYPLVKYLRNKGLKNSLASSITLFIFLLLIIIVGVLSVQLIYPQIIRAIELVQNSSDSIAWLKDNPQITKAFDYLSPYIDKAAQQALDYFANTTQLAITKSTKFIADFALISCLYLYILFDSERIVKTIKEKLVFGTRNYNFVKSLNKEYMNYLKGLIIIIAITVVEYGVIYYLIGHPDWMALAALCAFSNLIPYYGGIIVNLIALATSIFVSPALFIKVLICVIVLPTFEGNVLNPMVHKKTISISPIVLLPAIFIGSSLFGFIGILLSIPAIILYKVFKEYYGEDIKKYIVAAWNS
- a CDS encoding 2-iminobutanoate/2-iminopropanoate deaminase (product_source=KO:K09022; cath_funfam=3.30.1330.40; cog=COG0251; ko=KO:K09022; pfam=PF01042; superfamily=55298; tigrfam=TIGR00004), with amino-acid sequence MSRKIIFSDKAPAALGPYSHAVEANGILFVSGQVPLVPETGEIADGGIQGQTKQSLANVDAILKESGYTKYDVVKATIFISDMNEFPQINEIYGEYFESHKPARACVEVARLPKDVGVEIEVIAIKE